From a region of the Pseudoclavibacter endophyticus genome:
- the lysA gene encoding diaminopimelate decarboxylase, protein MLAPESSARANPLAPPWLEVPGDANELARHVWPSGAGRADDGVLTIAGHRATELAERYGTPLYVVDEADARGRARRIRTALEGAFAAVGGTARVYYAGKAFLSTGIARWMREDGLNLDVASGGELAVALRGGMPAARIGVHGNNKSDAELRAAVEAGVGAIVLDSLQEVARLARISADAGRVQAVRIRVNSGVHASTHAYLATAHEDQKFGIPLAEVDAVAADVRGHASLRFLGLHTHIGSQIFDGAGFRESARRLLEAHARLLAGGDVPELNLGGGFGIAYTAADRPRPIEGIADDLARFVADECARLGVEQPTIAFEPGRAIIGPAGLTIYRVGTTKPVTVQTGTGEWAERLYVSVDGGMSDNVRPALYDADYTVRLGNRATDAKPALVRVAGKHCESGDLVVLADYLPGDVRPGDLAVVPATGAYCFSLASNYNWLERPGVLALREGEVEWLIRPETIDDLLARDPGAGAARDIRA, encoded by the coding sequence GTGCTCGCCCCCGAATCGTCCGCTCGCGCCAATCCGCTCGCCCCGCCGTGGCTCGAGGTGCCGGGCGACGCGAATGAACTTGCACGGCATGTGTGGCCGTCAGGGGCGGGGCGCGCCGACGACGGTGTCCTCACCATCGCTGGGCACCGAGCGACCGAGCTCGCGGAACGCTACGGCACGCCGCTCTACGTCGTCGACGAGGCCGACGCCCGTGGCCGCGCGAGGCGCATCCGGACCGCGCTCGAGGGCGCGTTCGCGGCAGTGGGTGGCACTGCGCGCGTGTACTACGCCGGCAAGGCGTTTCTCTCGACGGGCATTGCCCGGTGGATGCGCGAGGACGGCCTGAACCTCGATGTCGCCTCTGGCGGCGAGTTGGCTGTCGCCCTGCGCGGCGGCATGCCGGCCGCCCGCATCGGCGTCCATGGCAACAACAAGTCAGACGCAGAACTGCGCGCCGCCGTCGAGGCCGGTGTCGGCGCGATCGTGCTCGACAGTCTGCAGGAGGTCGCGCGGCTCGCACGCATCAGCGCCGACGCCGGCCGCGTGCAGGCGGTGCGCATCCGCGTCAACTCCGGCGTGCACGCATCGACGCACGCCTACCTCGCGACCGCGCACGAAGATCAAAAGTTCGGGATCCCGCTCGCCGAGGTCGACGCGGTCGCCGCCGACGTACGGGGGCACGCCTCGCTTCGTTTCCTCGGCCTGCACACGCACATCGGCTCGCAGATCTTCGACGGCGCGGGCTTCCGCGAATCGGCCCGACGCCTGCTCGAGGCCCACGCCCGGCTGCTCGCCGGTGGGGACGTGCCCGAGCTCAACCTCGGCGGGGGGTTCGGCATCGCGTACACCGCGGCCGACCGCCCACGCCCGATCGAAGGCATCGCCGACGATCTCGCGCGATTCGTCGCCGACGAGTGCGCTCGTCTCGGCGTCGAGCAGCCCACGATCGCGTTCGAACCCGGCCGGGCCATCATCGGACCCGCCGGGCTCACCATCTACAGGGTCGGCACGACGAAGCCGGTCACGGTGCAGACCGGCACGGGCGAGTGGGCCGAACGCCTCTACGTGTCGGTCGACGGGGGCATGAGCGACAACGTGAGACCTGCACTCTACGACGCCGACTACACGGTGCGACTCGGGAACAGGGCGACGGATGCCAAGCCCGCCCTCGTGCGGGTCGCGGGCAAGCACTGCGAGTCCGGAGACCTCGTGGTGTTGGCCGACTATCTGCCCGGCGATGTGCGGCCGGGCGACCTCGCGGTCGTGCCGGCGACGGGTGCCTACTGCTTCTCGCTTGCGAGCAACTACAACTGGCTGGAACGCCCCGGGGTGCTCGCCCTCCGCGAGGGCGAGGTCGAGTGGCTGATCCGCCCCGAGACTATCGACGACTTGCTCGCCCGAGATCCCGGTGCCGGCGCCGCCCGCGACATCCGAGCCTGA
- a CDS encoding homoserine dehydrogenase, with translation MNQHRTVRVALLGAGSVGSQVARTLLDHADELALRVGARLELVGIAVRNVEAKRDVELPAELFTTDAKTLILGADLVVELMGGIDPARELIALALGSGADVVTANKALIATHGLELFDIAERVGAQLNYEAAVAGAIPIIRPLRDSLAGDRVDRILGIVNGTTNFILDRMHTLGGTLDEALAVATDLGYAEADPTADVEGYDAQQKAAILASIAFHTHVPVERVYREGITGVTAELIDEARTAGYVVKLLAICERITAADGATESVSARVYPALVHAQHPLASVHGGNNAIFVEAASAGSLMFYGAGAGGVETSSAVLGDVVSAARRRISGGPGLRESMHADMRVADIGDVVTRYHISLDVSDELGVLAGIARVFSDHEVSVLQIQQGDGAVPVVEALEQSTEDTPAGEQASATLVIGTHQATERSLQAVVAALESLDAVQRVKGVLRVESAA, from the coding sequence ATGAACCAACACCGAACCGTGCGCGTCGCGCTCCTCGGGGCCGGCTCCGTCGGCTCGCAGGTGGCACGCACGCTGCTCGACCACGCCGACGAACTCGCGCTGCGCGTCGGTGCCCGGCTGGAGCTGGTCGGCATCGCCGTGCGCAATGTCGAGGCCAAACGCGATGTCGAACTCCCGGCGGAACTGTTCACGACCGATGCGAAGACGCTGATCCTCGGTGCAGATCTCGTCGTCGAGCTGATGGGCGGCATCGATCCCGCGCGCGAGCTCATCGCGCTCGCCCTCGGTAGCGGCGCCGACGTGGTCACCGCGAACAAAGCCCTCATCGCGACCCACGGGCTCGAGCTCTTCGACATCGCCGAGCGCGTCGGCGCCCAGCTCAACTACGAGGCCGCCGTCGCGGGCGCGATTCCCATCATCCGGCCGTTGCGCGACAGCCTCGCGGGCGACCGTGTCGACCGCATTCTCGGCATCGTCAACGGCACCACCAACTTTATCCTCGACCGCATGCACACGCTCGGCGGAACGCTCGACGAGGCCCTCGCCGTCGCGACCGACCTCGGGTACGCGGAGGCGGACCCCACGGCCGACGTCGAGGGATACGACGCGCAGCAGAAGGCGGCGATCCTCGCCTCGATCGCGTTCCACACGCACGTTCCGGTCGAGCGCGTGTATCGGGAGGGCATCACGGGCGTGACGGCCGAGCTCATCGATGAGGCCCGCACCGCCGGCTACGTGGTCAAACTGCTCGCGATCTGCGAGCGCATCACGGCGGCCGACGGCGCGACCGAGTCGGTCTCGGCCCGCGTCTATCCCGCGCTCGTGCACGCACAGCACCCGCTCGCCTCGGTACACGGCGGCAACAACGCGATCTTCGTCGAGGCCGCCTCGGCGGGGAGCCTCATGTTCTACGGCGCCGGCGCCGGCGGTGTCGAGACGTCGTCGGCCGTGCTCGGCGATGTCGTCTCGGCTGCGCGCCGACGCATCTCCGGCGGGCCGGGCCTGCGCGAGTCGATGCACGCCGACATGCGCGTCGCCGACATCGGCGACGTCGTCACGCGGTACCACATCTCGCTCGATGTGAGTGACGAGCTCGGGGTGCTGGCGGGCATCGCCCGGGTCTTCAGCGATCACGAGGTGAGCGTGCTGCAGATCCAGCAGGGCGATGGCGCCGTCCCCGTCGTCGAGGCGCTCGAGCAGAGCACCGAGGACACACCCGCCGGCGAGCAGGCGAGCGCTACCCTGGTCATCGGAACGCACCAGGCGACAGAGCGTTCACTCCAGGCCGTCGTTGCCGCTCTCGAGTCGCTCGACGCGGTCCAGCGCGTCAAGGGCGTGCTGCGCGTCGAAAGCGCGGCCTAG
- the thrC gene encoding threonine synthase, with protein MAHQWRGVIREYADFLDVSDATPVVTLGEGGTPLIPAPSLNARTGAEVWVKFEGMNPTGSFKDRGMTMAVSKAVEHGAKVVVCASTGNTSASAAAYATHAGIGAAVLVPEGKIAMGKLSQAVASGAQLLQVQGNFDDCLRIARDLSDRYPVHLVNSVNNDRIEGQKTGAFEVVDVLGDAPDFHFIPVGNAGNYTAYTRGYREYAAAGRSTRLPRMLGFQASGSAPIVRGEVVAQPETIASAIRIGNPASWRQALEARDETNGSFGAISDEKILEAHRILSRDVGVFVEPASAISLAGLLERAEAGQVPQGAKVVLTVTGHGLKDPQWALKTADGGDVQPTIVPVDADEVAGALGFNA; from the coding sequence ATGGCTCATCAATGGCGCGGTGTCATCCGCGAGTACGCGGATTTTCTCGACGTCAGCGACGCGACCCCGGTCGTGACGCTCGGAGAGGGCGGCACGCCGCTCATCCCCGCCCCGTCGCTCAATGCGAGAACGGGCGCCGAGGTGTGGGTGAAGTTCGAGGGGATGAACCCGACGGGTTCGTTCAAGGACCGCGGCATGACGATGGCCGTGTCGAAGGCCGTCGAACACGGCGCGAAAGTCGTCGTCTGCGCCTCGACCGGCAACACGTCGGCCTCCGCGGCCGCGTACGCGACGCACGCCGGTATCGGCGCCGCGGTGCTCGTGCCGGAAGGCAAGATCGCCATGGGCAAACTGTCCCAGGCCGTTGCGTCGGGCGCGCAGCTCCTCCAGGTGCAGGGCAATTTCGACGACTGCCTCCGCATTGCGCGCGACCTCTCCGACCGCTACCCGGTGCACCTCGTGAACTCGGTCAATAACGACCGCATCGAGGGCCAGAAGACTGGGGCGTTCGAGGTCGTCGATGTTCTCGGAGACGCGCCGGACTTCCACTTCATCCCCGTCGGGAACGCGGGGAATTACACGGCGTACACGCGCGGCTACCGCGAGTACGCTGCCGCCGGCCGGTCGACGAGACTGCCGCGAATGCTCGGTTTCCAGGCCTCGGGCTCGGCGCCGATCGTGCGCGGGGAGGTCGTCGCGCAGCCAGAGACGATCGCCTCGGCGATCCGCATCGGGAACCCGGCATCATGGCGGCAGGCGCTCGAGGCTCGGGATGAGACGAACGGATCCTTCGGCGCGATCAGCGATGAGAAGATCCTTGAGGCGCATCGCATCCTCTCGCGCGATGTCGGCGTATTCGTCGAGCCGGCGTCGGCCATCTCCCTCGCCGGTCTGCTCGAACGCGCCGAGGCCGGGCAGGTGCCGCAGGGCGCCAAGGTCGTGCTGACGGTGACCGGCCATGGCCTGAAGGACCCGCAGTGGGCGCTGAAGACGGCGGACGGTGGCGACGTTCAGCCGACGATCGTCCCCGTCGACGCCGACGAGGTAGCAGGCGCCCTCGGCTTCAACGCATGA
- the thrB gene encoding homoserine kinase, with amino-acid sequence MIEIARGRRVGVRVPATSANLGPGFDTLGLALAVYDEIDIEAAPDGVLDVSVEGVGEGVVPLDEGHLVVSSIIATLERFGARAPGLRLRARNSIPHGRGLGSSGAAIVAGVVAAAGLMADQRELTPEELLTAASELEGHPDNVAPCLFGGLTIAWVTLAGVPRSKQLLVDRGVSPVVLIPEETMSTKLARSLQPESVPHADAIFNVSRSALLIAALAQSPELLLEATEDRLHQHYRAAAMPQTANLIGRLRDEGLAAVVSGAGPSILVLCDSPVQRLRAADLAAADTGASWEVVMPAVDVLGATVDVSAAEMGSLSA; translated from the coding sequence ATGATCGAGATCGCGAGGGGGCGCCGCGTCGGTGTGCGTGTACCCGCGACGAGCGCCAACCTCGGGCCGGGCTTCGACACCCTCGGCCTCGCGCTCGCCGTCTACGACGAGATCGACATCGAGGCGGCGCCTGACGGCGTGCTCGACGTGTCGGTCGAGGGGGTGGGAGAGGGCGTCGTCCCGCTCGATGAGGGGCACCTCGTGGTGTCATCGATCATCGCGACGCTCGAACGGTTCGGCGCGCGTGCCCCCGGCCTTCGTCTTCGTGCCCGCAACAGCATCCCGCACGGGCGAGGTCTCGGATCGTCAGGTGCAGCGATCGTTGCGGGCGTCGTCGCCGCGGCCGGGCTCATGGCCGATCAGCGCGAACTGACGCCGGAGGAGCTGTTGACGGCGGCAAGCGAGCTCGAGGGACACCCGGACAACGTGGCTCCCTGCCTTTTCGGCGGATTGACGATCGCGTGGGTGACGCTCGCCGGCGTACCCCGGTCGAAGCAGCTGCTCGTCGACAGGGGGGTCTCGCCGGTCGTCCTGATTCCCGAAGAGACGATGTCGACCAAACTGGCGCGCAGCCTGCAACCGGAGTCGGTACCGCACGCCGATGCCATCTTCAACGTCTCTCGATCGGCGCTCCTCATCGCCGCGCTCGCGCAGAGCCCTGAGCTCCTGCTCGAGGCGACCGAGGATCGCCTGCACCAGCACTACCGGGCGGCCGCGATGCCGCAGACGGCGAATCTGATCGGTCGGCTGCGGGACGAGGGGCTCGCGGCGGTCGTCTCCGGAGCCGGCCCCAGCATCCTCGTGCTGTGCGACTCGCCCGTCCAGCGACTGCGGGCCGCCGACCTGGCCGCCGCCGACACGGGGGCGAGCTGGGAGGTCGTCATGCCGGCCGTTGACGTGCTCGGTGCTACAGTTGACGTGAGCGCGGCCGAGATGGGTTCCCTGTCGGCGTAG
- the rho gene encoding transcription termination factor Rho: MTDANGASTQVDLTAMRVADLQALASQMGIRGAARLRKGELVRAIEEARDAAAPEADEQAAAEQTAAGQEGDAQGVAAEQAGTEQTAGTAAGEPTAAPDSANSEPETTTEEAPTATDSVNAGETATGSKRGQRADKTPATEEAPKRGGRGSRRARAASGPAETAPEAGGEDPIAAAIFRDDATDATNAEAKRAGAKNAETPLSLDDLVLPPARGDDESEDEERGGRRRRRVSLVEGDATASDDGDQSDDNDDETGERQGSRRRGRGRRGRNNDGDRQQPSSDDGDDESTPDDQQSGRRGRGRGRQHAEQHDDEGDDRRGRGRYRDRKRGRGDDVDPEVSPDDVLLPIAGILDVLDNYAFVRTSGYLPGPNDVYVSLAQVKKYGLRKGDAIVGAVRQPREGEQQQGRQKFNAIVKFETINGQAPDEVQTRPVFDELTALYPQERLRLETGDGRLTQRMIDLFAPVGKGTRGLIVAPPKSGKSIVLQQIANAIAENSPQTHLMLVLVDERPEEVTSMRRTIRGEVVSSTFDLPAEDHTTIAELAIERAKRLVELGTDVVVLLDSITALSRAYNLNAPASGRILAGGVDASALYPPKRFFGAARNVENGGSLTVLATAMVETGSRTDEVILEEFAGKGNMELRLSREIADKRIFPAIDIPHSLTMHEEQLLTQDEVDATWAIRRELSHGDTQGALEAVLDRLSATATNEEFIRSVRKQPIAASGRSK, encoded by the coding sequence ATGACTGACGCCAACGGCGCATCCACGCAGGTCGACCTGACGGCGATGCGCGTCGCCGATCTGCAAGCACTCGCCTCACAGATGGGCATCCGCGGCGCCGCACGCCTGCGCAAGGGCGAGCTTGTGCGCGCCATCGAGGAAGCCCGCGACGCGGCGGCTCCCGAAGCTGACGAGCAGGCCGCCGCCGAGCAGACCGCTGCCGGACAGGAGGGCGACGCACAGGGCGTTGCCGCCGAGCAGGCCGGCACGGAGCAGACAGCCGGGACGGCCGCGGGGGAGCCGACCGCCGCGCCCGATTCTGCGAACTCAGAGCCAGAGACGACGACGGAGGAGGCGCCGACCGCCACTGATTCGGTGAACGCCGGTGAGACTGCAACCGGCTCCAAGCGCGGCCAGCGGGCGGACAAGACACCCGCGACCGAGGAGGCACCGAAGCGTGGAGGCCGCGGATCGCGCCGGGCGCGCGCCGCTTCCGGCCCCGCCGAAACCGCCCCGGAAGCGGGCGGCGAAGACCCCATCGCGGCCGCCATCTTCCGCGACGACGCCACGGACGCCACGAACGCAGAGGCCAAACGCGCGGGTGCCAAGAACGCCGAGACCCCGCTGTCCCTCGACGACCTCGTGCTGCCGCCCGCGCGCGGCGATGACGAGTCCGAGGATGAGGAGCGAGGCGGGCGACGCCGCCGGCGCGTATCGCTCGTCGAGGGCGACGCAACGGCCTCCGACGATGGCGACCAGTCCGACGACAACGACGACGAAACGGGAGAGCGGCAGGGCTCGCGCCGTCGCGGTCGCGGTCGCCGCGGGCGCAACAACGACGGCGATCGTCAGCAGCCGTCGAGCGACGACGGCGATGACGAGTCGACGCCCGACGACCAGCAGAGCGGCCGCCGCGGACGCGGTCGCGGCCGCCAGCACGCCGAGCAGCACGATGACGAGGGCGACGACCGCCGCGGGCGTGGCCGCTACCGCGACCGCAAGCGCGGCCGCGGCGATGACGTGGACCCCGAAGTGTCGCCGGACGACGTACTGCTGCCCATCGCGGGCATCCTCGACGTGCTCGACAACTACGCGTTCGTGCGCACGAGCGGGTACCTGCCCGGCCCCAACGACGTGTACGTGTCGCTCGCGCAGGTCAAGAAGTACGGGCTGCGGAAGGGCGACGCCATCGTCGGCGCGGTGCGCCAGCCCCGCGAGGGCGAGCAGCAGCAGGGCCGGCAGAAGTTCAACGCGATCGTCAAGTTCGAGACGATCAACGGGCAGGCGCCCGACGAGGTCCAGACCCGGCCGGTCTTCGACGAACTGACCGCCCTGTACCCCCAGGAGCGCCTGCGCCTGGAGACCGGTGACGGTCGCCTCACGCAGCGGATGATCGACCTGTTCGCTCCGGTCGGCAAGGGGACCCGCGGCCTCATCGTGGCGCCCCCCAAGTCGGGCAAGTCGATCGTGCTCCAGCAGATCGCCAATGCGATTGCCGAGAACAGCCCGCAGACGCACCTCATGCTGGTGCTCGTCGACGAACGGCCCGAAGAGGTCACGAGCATGCGCCGAACCATCCGCGGGGAGGTGGTCTCATCGACCTTCGACTTGCCCGCAGAGGACCACACCACCATCGCCGAGCTCGCGATCGAGCGGGCCAAGCGCCTGGTCGAGCTCGGCACCGATGTCGTTGTGCTGCTCGACTCGATCACCGCGCTCTCTCGCGCCTACAACCTCAACGCGCCGGCGTCCGGACGCATCCTCGCCGGGGGCGTCGACGCTTCGGCGCTGTATCCGCCGAAGCGGTTCTTCGGTGCCGCGCGCAACGTGGAGAACGGCGGATCGCTTACGGTGCTCGCGACGGCGATGGTCGAGACGGGCAGCCGCACCGACGAGGTGATCCTGGAGGAGTTCGCCGGCAAGGGCAACATGGAACTCCGCCTTTCGCGAGAGATCGCCGACAAGCGCATCTTCCCCGCGATCGACATTCCGCACTCGCTGACCATGCACGAGGAGCAGCTGCTCACGCAGGACGAGGTCGACGCGACGTGGGCGATCCGCCGTGAGCTCTCGCACGGAGATACGCAGGGCGCGCTCGAGGCCGTGCTCGATCGCCTCTCGGCCACCGCGACGAACGAGGAGTTCATCCGCAGCGTGCGCAAGCAGCCGATCGCAGCATCCGGCCGATCGAAATGA
- the prfA gene encoding peptide chain release factor 1, with amino-acid sequence MSRGDLLDSVDQLRAEHNDLQTQLADPELHSNAARARKVNRRYAELSQIIAAADAYDGLAGDLEAARELASEDAAFAEEIPALEEQVKTAHEKLRRLLIPRDPDDGRDVIMEIKGGEGGEESALFAADLLRMYSHYAEQRGWKVELLGATESDLGGYKDVQVAIKGSSNDPADGVWASLKYEGGVHRVQRVPATESQGRIHTSTTGVLVFPEVDEPEELEISQNDLKIDVYRSSGPGGQSVNTTDSAVRITHLPTGIVVSMQNEKSQIQNRAAAMRVLLARLLAHQQEQLDAAAADARKSQIRTMDRSERIRTYNFPENRIADHRTGYKAYNLDHVMNGALGPVIESAITADEEARLRALGDAGE; translated from the coding sequence ATGAGTCGGGGCGACCTGCTCGATTCGGTCGATCAGCTGCGCGCCGAGCACAACGACCTGCAGACGCAGCTCGCCGATCCGGAGCTGCATTCGAACGCTGCGCGGGCGCGCAAGGTGAACCGACGCTACGCCGAGCTCTCGCAGATCATCGCGGCGGCCGACGCTTACGACGGGCTCGCGGGCGACCTCGAGGCAGCCAGGGAACTCGCGAGCGAGGACGCAGCGTTCGCCGAAGAGATACCCGCCCTCGAGGAACAGGTGAAGACTGCGCACGAGAAGCTGCGCCGCCTGCTGATTCCCCGCGACCCGGACGACGGGCGCGACGTCATCATGGAGATCAAGGGCGGCGAGGGCGGCGAGGAGTCCGCGCTCTTCGCGGCCGATCTGCTGCGCATGTACTCCCACTACGCCGAGCAGCGCGGCTGGAAGGTCGAGCTCCTCGGGGCCACCGAATCCGATCTGGGCGGCTATAAGGACGTGCAGGTGGCGATCAAGGGTTCGTCCAATGATCCCGCGGACGGCGTGTGGGCGTCGCTCAAATACGAGGGCGGCGTGCACCGGGTGCAGCGTGTTCCCGCGACCGAGTCGCAGGGCCGCATTCACACGTCCACCACGGGCGTGCTGGTGTTCCCCGAGGTCGACGAACCGGAAGAGCTCGAGATCAGCCAGAACGACCTCAAGATCGACGTCTACCGATCGTCGGGACCCGGCGGTCAGTCGGTCAACACGACCGACTCGGCCGTTCGCATCACGCACTTGCCCACGGGCATCGTCGTGTCGATGCAGAACGAGAAGTCGCAGATCCAGAACCGTGCGGCGGCGATGCGCGTGCTCCTGGCGCGGCTCCTGGCGCACCAGCAGGAGCAACTCGACGCGGCGGCGGCCGACGCGCGGAAATCGCAGATCCGCACGATGGATCGCTCCGAGCGCATCCGCACCTACAACTTTCCCGAGAACCGCATCGCCGACCACCGCACCGGATACAAGGCCTACAACCTCGACCACGTGATGAACGGCGCGCTCGGGCCGGTCATCGAGTCGGCGATCACGGCCGACGAGGAGGCGCGGCTCCGGGCGCTCGGCGACGCGGGGGAGTAG
- the epsC gene encoding serine O-acetyltransferase EpsC codes for MAATTHEGSARIEACFRRIREDIVAVRRGDPAARSKVSIVLIYSGLHAIWAHRVASVLWRAPGGKLAGRAVSQFARWLTGIEIHPGAKLGRRLFIDHGMGVVIGETAEVGDDVVIYHGVTLGGVSIKKVKRHPTIGDGVLIGAGAKVLGPITIGDRTRIGANAVVTKDAPADSVLTGVPAKLRQQTKAEAALVGFYEI; via the coding sequence GTGGCCGCGACCACGCACGAGGGGAGCGCACGAATCGAGGCCTGCTTCCGGCGCATCCGCGAAGACATCGTCGCCGTGCGCCGCGGTGACCCGGCGGCCCGGAGCAAGGTGTCGATCGTGCTCATCTACTCCGGGCTACACGCGATCTGGGCGCACCGGGTCGCGAGCGTCCTGTGGCGCGCGCCCGGCGGGAAACTCGCCGGGCGTGCCGTCTCGCAGTTCGCGCGCTGGCTGACCGGCATCGAGATCCATCCAGGAGCAAAGCTGGGCAGACGTCTCTTCATCGACCACGGCATGGGCGTCGTCATCGGCGAGACCGCGGAAGTGGGCGACGACGTCGTGATCTATCACGGCGTCACGCTGGGCGGCGTGTCGATCAAGAAGGTGAAGCGCCACCCGACGATCGGCGACGGCGTGCTGATCGGCGCGGGCGCCAAGGTGCTGGGGCCGATCACGATCGGCGATCGCACCCGCATCGGCGCCAACGCCGTGGTCACGAAGGACGCGCCGGCGGACTCGGTCTTGACGGGCGTCCCGGCCAAGCTGCGCCAGCAGACGAAGGCAGAGGCCGCTCTCGTGGGCTTCTACGAGATCTAG
- the cysK gene encoding cysteine synthase A translates to MAARIFNDITEAIGNTPLVRLNRIDESGANITAKLEFYGPGSSVKDRLGLGIIRAAERSGELAEGGTIVEGTSGNTGIALALIGAARGYRVILAMPETMSTERRALLKAFGAELVLTPGPDGMRGAVQKAQEIAASTPGAVLARQFENEANVEIHRETTAEEVWNDTDGAVDIFVAGIGTGGTITGVGQVLKERKPDVKIIAVEPADSPLLTEGKAGPHKIQGLGANFLPEILQRELLDEVIDVSLDDAVRVSRELTATEGIFGGISAGANVWAALEVAKRPENAGKNIVVVIPDTGERYLSTVLFEGLLD, encoded by the coding sequence GTGGCGGCACGCATCTTCAACGACATCACCGAGGCGATCGGCAACACGCCGCTCGTGCGTTTGAATCGCATCGACGAGAGCGGGGCGAACATCACTGCCAAGCTCGAGTTCTACGGCCCTGGATCGTCGGTCAAGGACCGGCTCGGGCTCGGGATCATCCGAGCCGCCGAGCGTTCCGGTGAGCTCGCGGAGGGCGGCACGATCGTCGAGGGGACCTCGGGCAACACGGGGATCGCCCTCGCGCTCATCGGCGCGGCCCGCGGCTACCGCGTGATCCTCGCCATGCCGGAGACAATGTCGACGGAGCGCCGCGCCCTGCTGAAGGCCTTCGGCGCCGAGCTCGTGCTCACTCCCGGACCCGACGGTATGCGGGGCGCGGTCCAGAAGGCCCAGGAGATCGCCGCGTCGACGCCGGGGGCCGTACTCGCCCGCCAGTTCGAGAACGAGGCGAACGTCGAGATTCACCGCGAGACGACCGCCGAGGAGGTCTGGAACGACACCGACGGCGCCGTCGACATCTTCGTCGCCGGCATCGGCACGGGTGGCACGATCACCGGCGTCGGCCAGGTGCTCAAGGAGCGCAAGCCCGACGTCAAGATCATCGCCGTCGAACCGGCCGACTCGCCCTTGCTCACCGAGGGCAAGGCCGGGCCGCACAAGATCCAGGGCCTCGGCGCAAACTTCCTGCCGGAGATCCTCCAGCGAGAGCTGCTCGACGAGGTCATCGACGTGTCGCTGGACGACGCGGTTCGCGTCTCCCGCGAGCTCACCGCCACCGAGGGCATCTTCGGCGGCATTTCGGCGGGCGCGAACGTGTGGGCGGCGCTCGAGGTCGCGAAACGTCCCGAGAACGCCGGCAAGAACATCGTCGTGGTCATTCCCGACACCGGCGAGCGCTACCTCTCGACGGTGCTGTTCGAGGGTCTCCTCGACTGA
- the prmC gene encoding peptide chain release factor N(5)-glutamine methyltransferase, with protein sequence MNEPLSNLRREARAALGRARVPNPAADADALLAGVLGRRPGDIVLEALLGRALSADEAADVRAAVGRRARREPLQHILGSAAFGDLELAVGPGVFVPRPETEVLVDVAIRRLHAAGRPRPLVADLGSGSGAVALGIAGGLLARRNPPVEPTIVAVEASPHTWPWLVRNVRSHGRGAVRAIYDRLGDRALGHAGRPFDAIVSNPPYVPRANEPTDPEVRRYDPGIALYGGDDGLDVIREIAGLGHRWLVPGGFVLLEHDDHHGDVVRSLLAAAGYERAETHRDLAGRDRVTVAYRPC encoded by the coding sequence GTGAACGAGCCCCTCAGCAACCTGCGCCGGGAGGCGCGCGCGGCCCTCGGGAGGGCCCGCGTGCCGAACCCCGCGGCCGATGCCGACGCGCTCCTGGCGGGGGTGCTCGGCCGGCGTCCCGGCGACATCGTCTTGGAGGCCCTGCTGGGCCGAGCCCTGTCGGCCGACGAAGCGGCGGACGTGCGGGCAGCGGTCGGCCGCCGCGCCAGGCGCGAACCCTTGCAGCACATCCTCGGCTCCGCGGCGTTCGGCGATCTGGAACTCGCGGTCGGTCCAGGCGTGTTCGTGCCCCGCCCGGAGACCGAGGTGCTCGTCGACGTCGCGATTCGCCGGCTGCACGCGGCCGGCCGGCCGAGGCCGCTCGTCGCGGACCTCGGCAGCGGCTCTGGCGCGGTCGCGCTCGGCATCGCAGGCGGGCTCCTCGCTCGACGGAACCCTCCGGTGGAGCCCACGATCGTGGCGGTCGAGGCGTCGCCGCACACCTGGCCGTGGCTGGTCCGGAATGTGCGTTCCCATGGCCGCGGCGCTGTGCGGGCGATCTATGACCGGCTGGGGGATCGCGCGCTCGGGCACGCGGGCCGGCCGTTCGACGCGATCGTGAGCAACCCCCCGTACGTGCCGCGCGCCAACGAGCCGACCGACCCGGAGGTGCGCCGGTACGATCCCGGCATCGCGCTGTATGGGGGCGACGATGGTCTCGACGTGATCCGCGAGATCGCCGGTCTCGGACACCGATGGCTCGTCCCCGGAGGTTTCGTGCTGCTCGAGCACGACGACCACCACGGCGACGTCGTGCGGAGCCTGCTCGCAGCAGCCGGGTACGAGCGCGCCGAGACCCATCGCGATCTCGCCGGACGGGATCGGGTGACGGTGGCGTACCGTCCGTGCTGA